Proteins encoded by one window of Lathyrus oleraceus cultivar Zhongwan6 chromosome 1, CAAS_Psat_ZW6_1.0, whole genome shotgun sequence:
- the LOC127138061 gene encoding protein TRIGALACTOSYLDIACYLGLYCEROL 4, chloroplastic, whose translation MRKLRWVMDGGGFWDLDISTPKTIDGLASPVPGNPLPLGLSRGARLSRPRQLQFMQLFMKAPLLPTFSQPQGFSLQRVLSLPFSDNWVVFLLGQFNLQKFISSVQNSKEKPARVSSWLKTFGSHLKKKSLYALGLCSEFQLTPDDTLLFGLDSYDYTDKPRGKAVLHHKFPHHDLTVEAVYPGLFVDKIGNYWDVPFSMAIDLASSTTSDSSVGYHLSAHYTSGSPKQFESIQNQNDRVPQTLLPGLAFKSVFSCRKNIDIWRSETPKLKWVQPYDIFLSDPRVSASGMIGAAATTYFGENSARAQTDDDGEHSVGLFLQASGIKSSFLADLFGSISFTAQHGNFQRPFLDLSRFQARLDFPSGSKFLSGATSLTQDLLNSQKPNMEAVQAVCPNATVSLQQQIVGPISFRVDSGIAVDLKNLEFPIQAHEPVFAVEYALHVLGSAKAVAWCCPKRQEFMVELRFYET comes from the exons ATGAGGAAACTAAGATGGGTAATGGATGGAGGAGGGTTTTGGGATTTAGACATTTCTACTCCAAAAACCATTGATGGCTTGGCTTCTCCCGTTCCCGGTAACCCTCTCCCTTTGGGTTTATCACGAGGTGCAAGACTTTCCAGACCTAGACAACTTCAATTCATGCAACTTTTCATGAAAGCCCCTTTGCTTCCTACCTTTTCACAACCTCAAGGTTTCAGTCTCCAACGTGTTCTCTCGCTTCCCTTTTCTGATAACTG GGTTGTATTTTTACTGGGTCAGTTCAATTTGCAGAAATTCATTTCATCTGTTCAGAACAGCAAGGAAAAACCAGCGCGGGTTTCCTCTTGGTTGAAAACCTTTGGGAGTCACCTAAAGAAGAAGTCTTTGTATGCCTTGGGATTATGTTCAGAGTTCCAGTTAACACCGGATGATACTTTACTTTTTGGCTTAGATTCATATGACTATACCGATAAACCTCGTGGGAAAGCTGTCCTTCATCATAAG TTTCCACATCATGATCTAACAGTGGAAGCAGTTTATCCCGGTCTTTTTGTTGATAAGATTGGTAATTACTGGGATGTACCATTTTCAATGGCTATTGATCTTGCTTCTTCGACTACCAGTGACTCTTCTGTTGGTTATCATTTGTCTGCGCACTACACTTCTGGGTCACCCAAGCAGTTCGAGAGTATTCAAAATCAAAATGATAGAGTACCACAGACTCTACTTCCGGGTTTGGCCTTCAAAAGCGTCTTTTCTTGTAGGAAAAACATTGATATCTGGAGAAGTGAAACTCCTAAATTGAAATGGGTACAACCATATGACATCTTTCTTTCAGATCCTCGCGTGTCTGCATCAGGGATGATTG GTGCTGCTGCAACAACATATTTCGGGGAGAATTCTGCAAGAGCGCAAACAGATGACGATGGAGAACATTCTGTAGGATTGTTTCTTCAGGCTTCTGGAATAAAGTCTTCTTTTTTAGCAGATTTATTCGGATCCATTTCATTTACAGCCCAACATGGAAACTTCCAAAGGCCTTTTCTAGATCTTTCTCGATTTCAGGCCCGGCTGGATTTTCCTTCTGGCTCCAAATTCCTTTCAGGTGCAACAAGTCTTACACAAGATCTTCTCAATTCTCAAAAGCCCAACATGGAAGCTGTTCAGGCAGTTTGCCCCAATGCTACTGTATCTCTTCAGCAGCAG ATTGTTGGTCCCATCAGTTTCAGAGTAGATTCAGGAATTGCGGTCGATCTGAAGAACCTTGAGTTTCCCATACAAGCACATGAACCTGTATTTGCTGTTGAGTATGCATTACATGTACTTGGTTCAGCAAAAGCAGTTGCTTGGTGTTGTCCTAAGCGGCAAGAGTTTATGGTAGAACTTCGATTCTACGAGACATAA